A stretch of Mucilaginibacter terrae DNA encodes these proteins:
- the yidC gene encoding membrane protein insertase YidC: MDKNTFTGLFLIMLILVGSFFLMKPSEEEIKKEQQKQHIDSLKKAGALKPAIAKKADTSKTAPVVDSAALKAPFGASTVGSEQLITLENKDIRVKLSNRGGRVYSVELKNFKTADKKPLILFDGTNNQFGLRFTAGSTVINTNERYFTPTSTEVKVSGTDSNSVTLRLAYSPTQYLDYIYTLGATGYKVGYTIKANGLDNVIGNSKALNLTWSASLLQQEKDIKQERQYSTVYYKDMEDNVDYLSLTKDESKQVADQKVQWISFKQHFFSNVLIAKQGFDKVNVAASTDINSKDVRQMKANLTLISNEADTYPMEFYFGPNRFSTLQKQGYDLEKQIDLGWGPLKLINRFAVIPVFNFLQNFNWNIGFVILALTVLLKLVLSPLTYKSYLSMAKMRVLKPEMDEIKAKVGEDNPTLLQQEYMKLYRKAGVNPLGGCLPLVLQMPIIFAFLRFFPSLFELRGQSFLWMHDLSTYDAVINFGFTIPFLGDHLSLMCVLMTISTLIYTYFNNQVSGATGQMKYIGYISPIMFLGFLNSYPAGLNYYYFLANMLTFLQQYLIRFFVDDKKIHAQMQENKKKPEDQQKKKSGFQAKLEEMMRAQQQAQQGKKK; the protein is encoded by the coding sequence ATGGATAAAAATACGTTCACAGGGTTATTCCTGATTATGCTCATCTTAGTGGGCTCGTTCTTTTTAATGAAACCCTCTGAAGAGGAAATAAAAAAAGAGCAGCAAAAGCAGCATATTGATTCTTTGAAAAAAGCAGGAGCTTTAAAACCTGCAATCGCAAAAAAAGCCGATACTTCTAAAACAGCGCCCGTAGTTGATTCGGCTGCATTAAAAGCACCATTTGGCGCATCAACCGTTGGCAGCGAGCAACTCATCACTTTAGAAAACAAAGACATCCGTGTAAAATTAAGCAACCGTGGTGGCCGTGTTTACAGTGTTGAACTTAAAAATTTCAAAACAGCCGATAAAAAGCCGTTAATTTTGTTTGACGGTACCAATAACCAATTTGGTTTACGCTTTACTGCGGGCAGCACGGTAATAAATACTAACGAGCGTTATTTTACGCCAACTTCAACCGAGGTTAAAGTTAGTGGTACCGACAGCAATTCGGTTACCTTACGCCTGGCATATAGCCCAACCCAGTATCTCGATTATATTTATACCCTGGGTGCTACCGGCTACAAAGTTGGTTACACTATAAAAGCTAACGGGCTTGATAACGTTATTGGCAACAGTAAAGCGCTTAACCTTACCTGGAGCGCGAGCTTATTACAACAAGAAAAAGACATTAAACAGGAGCGCCAATACTCTACCGTGTACTATAAAGACATGGAAGACAATGTGGATTACCTGAGTTTAACCAAAGATGAAAGCAAGCAGGTTGCCGATCAAAAAGTGCAGTGGATCTCGTTCAAACAGCATTTCTTTTCAAATGTACTAATTGCCAAGCAAGGCTTTGATAAAGTTAATGTTGCGGCCAGTACCGATATTAACTCAAAGGATGTAAGACAAATGAAGGCCAACTTAACGCTCATTAGCAATGAGGCCGACACTTACCCAATGGAGTTTTACTTTGGACCAAACCGTTTTAGCACCCTGCAAAAACAAGGTTATGATTTAGAGAAACAAATTGATTTAGGTTGGGGTCCGTTAAAACTCATTAACCGTTTTGCAGTAATACCGGTATTCAACTTTTTGCAGAACTTTAACTGGAACATCGGCTTTGTAATTTTAGCACTTACCGTGTTATTGAAACTGGTACTTTCTCCGCTTACTTACAAATCGTACCTCAGTATGGCTAAGATGCGTGTATTAAAGCCGGAGATGGACGAAATTAAAGCTAAGGTTGGTGAAGATAACCCTACCCTGCTACAACAGGAATATATGAAGCTTTACCGTAAAGCTGGTGTAAACCCACTGGGCGGTTGTTTGCCTTTAGTATTGCAAATGCCTATCATATTTGCATTTCTTCGCTTCTTCCCAAGCTTATTTGAGCTGCGTGGCCAAAGTTTTTTGTGGATGCATGATCTATCCACTTATGATGCGGTAATTAACTTTGGTTTCACCATACCATTCCTGGGCGATCACCTGAGCTTAATGTGTGTGTTGATGACCATATCAACCCTCATCTACACCTACTTTAACAACCAGGTATCGGGCGCAACCGGTCAAATGAAATACATTGGCTACATCAGCCCCATTATGTTCCTGGGCTTCCTGAACAGTTACCCGGCCGGTTTGAACTATTATTACTTCCTGGCTAACATGCTAACCTTCCTGCAGCAATACCTTATCCGTTTCTTTGTAGACGATAAAAAGATACATGCTCAAATGCAGGAAAACAAAAAGAAACCCGAAGACCAGCAGAAAAAGAAATCTGGTTTTCAGGCCAAACTTGAAGAAATGATGCGTGCACAGCAGCAGGCACAGCAGGGTAAGAAGAAATAG
- a CDS encoding transposase has protein sequence MGGIFIIRYKKHKTEFKLKVIKEHEGGKSINSLSKHWDISTSQIRKWIDQYTLSGLEGISKKGTQQYSEEFKLT, from the coding sequence ATTGGGGGCATTTTCATTATTAGATACAAGAAGCATAAGACAGAATTTAAGCTAAAGGTCATTAAAGAACATGAGGGAGGGAAATCAATAAACAGCTTATCAAAACACTGGGATATTTCTACCTCACAAATCAGGAAGTGGATTGATCAATATACTTTATCGGGGTTAGAGGGCATATCAAAAAAGGGCACGCAGCAATACAGTGAAGAATTTAAGTTAACGTGA
- a CDS encoding CTP synthase: MTKYIFVTGGVTSSLGKGIISASLAKLLQSRGYRVTIQKFDPYINIDPGTLNPYEHGECYVTEDGAETDLDLGHYERFLNTPTSQSNNITTGRIYQNVINREREGAFLGKTVQVVPHITDEIKRNFKILGESGNYDIVITEIGGTVGDIESLPFVEAVRQFRWEAGSGNSLVIHLTLVPFLAAAGELKTKPTQHSVKMLLEYGIQPDILVCRTEHHLNADLRKKIALFCNVNINAVIESIDASSIYDVPLLMLKEQLDKTVLTKLKLPNKNEPDLESWKDFLGRLKNPTAEVRIGVVGKYVELPDAYKSISEAFVHAGAKNECKVKVEYIHSEQLTVENAVDKLRGLHGVLVAPGFGQRGFEGKIEAIRYVRENNIPFFGICLGMQCSVVEFGRNVLKLDAANSVEMDGHTTYPVISMMEDQKNITNKGGTMRLGAYPCDLKKGSKAAAIYGKQHITERHRHRYEFNNDYLKQYEEAGMIPSGINPQNGLVEIVELKNHPFFVGAQFHPELKSTVANPHPLFVNFVAASLGYARKN; this comes from the coding sequence ATGACTAAATACATATTTGTTACGGGCGGCGTTACCTCGTCATTAGGAAAAGGTATAATTTCGGCATCTTTAGCCAAATTACTTCAATCACGTGGTTACCGCGTAACTATCCAAAAATTCGACCCTTATATTAACATCGACCCGGGAACGCTTAATCCGTATGAGCACGGTGAATGTTATGTTACCGAAGACGGCGCCGAAACAGATTTGGATTTAGGCCACTACGAGCGTTTCCTCAACACCCCTACATCGCAGTCAAACAACATTACCACGGGCCGTATTTACCAAAACGTAATTAACCGTGAGCGCGAAGGTGCATTTTTAGGAAAAACAGTACAAGTGGTTCCTCACATTACCGACGAAATTAAGCGCAACTTTAAAATATTAGGCGAAAGCGGCAATTACGACATCGTGATTACCGAAATTGGCGGTACCGTGGGCGATATCGAATCGTTACCATTTGTAGAAGCTGTGCGTCAGTTCCGTTGGGAAGCTGGTTCGGGTAACTCATTGGTTATTCACTTAACACTGGTACCTTTCCTGGCTGCAGCAGGTGAATTAAAAACCAAACCAACCCAACACTCGGTTAAAATGTTGCTGGAGTATGGTATACAGCCCGATATTTTAGTTTGCCGTACCGAGCATCACTTAAACGCCGATCTGCGTAAAAAAATCGCATTGTTCTGTAACGTAAACATCAACGCGGTTATCGAATCGATTGATGCATCATCAATTTATGATGTGCCTTTATTAATGCTGAAAGAACAGTTAGATAAAACAGTATTAACAAAATTAAAGCTTCCAAATAAAAATGAGCCTGATTTAGAAAGCTGGAAAGACTTTTTAGGACGCTTAAAAAACCCAACTGCCGAAGTACGTATTGGTGTAGTTGGTAAATACGTAGAGTTACCAGATGCTTACAAATCAATTAGCGAAGCCTTTGTACATGCAGGTGCTAAAAATGAGTGTAAGGTTAAGGTTGAATATATACACTCGGAGCAATTAACCGTAGAAAATGCAGTAGATAAATTACGTGGATTACACGGTGTATTGGTTGCACCGGGCTTTGGTCAGCGTGGTTTTGAAGGTAAAATTGAAGCTATACGTTATGTACGCGAAAACAATATTCCGTTCTTTGGTATATGTTTAGGTATGCAGTGCTCTGTTGTTGAGTTTGGCCGTAACGTGTTAAAACTGGATGCCGCCAACAGCGTGGAGATGGACGGACATACCACCTACCCGGTTATCAGCATGATGGAAGACCAAAAAAACATCACCAACAAAGGTGGCACTATGCGTTTGGGTGCTTACCCTTGCGATTTAAAGAAAGGTAGTAAAGCGGCAGCTATATATGGCAAACAACATATTACCGAACGCCACCGTCACCGTTACGAGTTTAATAACGATTACCTGAAACAGTACGAAGAAGCTGGTATGATACCATCGGGTATTAACCCGCAAAATGGTTTAGTTGAGATAGTTGAGCTTAAAAATCACCCGTTTTTTGTGGGTGCGCAGTTTCACCCCGAATTAAAATCAACGGTTGCTAATCCTCACCCACTTTTTGTTAACTTTGTTGCCGCTTCGCTGGGTTATGCCCGCAAGAACTGA
- the holA gene encoding DNA polymerase III subunit delta, translated as MSANDIIKDIKNRKFKPLYLLHGEEPYFIDLVGNYMENHILPDAEKGFNQTVLYGKDTDIMTVLNAAKRYPMMAEYQVIIIKEAQDMKWGKEDADKKGLNPVLSYFENPLSSTILVFCYKYGKFDKRKKAYKFIEKNGLVFESTALYDNKIPGWIEGYASEKNYKISAQASAMLCEYLGNDLSKIANELDKLMLNIAAGQEIGLKDIQDNIGISKEYNVFELQTALIRKDVLKANQIVNYFEANPKANPIVLILGNLNNFFSKVLMYHYIKDKSPKNVASELGVNPYFIKDYEMASRSFDYYKTTLIIGFLREYDLKSKGMNSNASHGELLKELVFKILH; from the coding sequence ATGAGCGCTAACGACATCATAAAGGATATAAAAAACCGCAAATTCAAACCCTTGTATTTGCTGCACGGCGAAGAACCTTACTTTATTGATTTGGTGGGCAACTACATGGAAAATCATATCCTGCCGGATGCCGAAAAGGGGTTTAACCAAACTGTACTTTACGGTAAAGACACTGATATTATGACGGTGCTCAACGCTGCCAAGCGCTACCCCATGATGGCCGAGTACCAGGTAATAATAATTAAGGAGGCCCAAGACATGAAGTGGGGTAAGGAGGATGCCGATAAAAAGGGGTTGAACCCGGTGTTGAGCTATTTTGAAAACCCATTGAGCAGCACAATATTGGTGTTTTGTTATAAATACGGCAAGTTTGATAAGCGTAAAAAAGCCTATAAATTTATTGAAAAAAACGGGCTTGTATTTGAATCGACTGCCTTGTATGATAATAAAATACCTGGCTGGATAGAGGGTTATGCATCAGAGAAAAACTACAAGATAAGTGCACAGGCATCTGCCATGCTATGCGAATATTTAGGTAACGACTTATCGAAAATTGCAAATGAACTGGATAAACTCATGCTCAACATTGCGGCAGGGCAGGAGATAGGTTTAAAAGATATACAAGATAACATTGGCATTAGTAAAGAGTACAATGTGTTTGAGCTGCAAACCGCTTTAATACGTAAGGATGTGCTGAAAGCCAATCAAATTGTTAATTACTTTGAGGCTAACCCTAAGGCTAATCCCATTGTATTAATATTGGGCAACCTCAACAATTTTTTCAGCAAGGTATTGATGTATCATTACATCAAAGATAAATCGCCCAAGAATGTAGCAAGCGAGTTAGGTGTAAACCCATATTTTATTAAAGATTACGAAATGGCTTCCCGCAGCTTTGACTATTATAAAACAACATTAATCATCGGTTTTTTGCGCGAGTACGATTTGAAAAGCAAGGGCATGAACTCCAATGCAAGCCACGGTGAATTACTTAAAGAGCTTGTATTTAAGATTTTACATTAA
- a CDS encoding PAS domain S-box protein has product MNFNILLDAKGHFVFASKHFENWTGLSFNEFKGRHIKNYIRSAHLRELELFIERCNTEEDSFELHRAVFTAPDGSLKWTDITFTFINGADAQLQLMVSIHVIDERSRAEIDLTLHAHAAFFARHPYGIIHLDRQGRVANVNQQLHTDSGYDLFHLQQVQLLDLVIKKHRFEVLKRFTEATKNAQSSTFDIQVLTARKQPLHINLTIVPVVHKGITLELYLEIKNITQHIALQQDLKKLSLVADKATNGVAVLDRQFKIELINDGFTHMSGYTQADAIGKSLLSLLSMESDDSPEAQQLQQDLCKGTAQEQEIMCYKKDGTIYWNLVKQTPVMNEQGEMEMCITVHTDITEKKKTEMELRLLADDLYRQNKELHQFAYIVSHNLRSPVANIVGLANLLELFKDDADTQNQTLQELTKSVNNLDTVIKDLSYILTVNNASKELLKEPVIIQDLLQQVLVDLQPQILMTDAEITIPSKPLVMRTNRAYIYSIFFNLISNAIKYKSHIKPYIKIDFYMTEAHHVIYVADNGKGIDLEKHSHDLFKPYKRFDFKVEGKGLGLFLVKSHVEALGGSLTVKSELSKGSTFYIKLPFA; this is encoded by the coding sequence ATGAATTTTAATATACTGCTTGACGCTAAAGGGCACTTCGTTTTTGCAAGCAAACATTTTGAAAACTGGACCGGGCTGAGTTTCAATGAATTTAAAGGCAGGCATATTAAGAATTACATCCGCTCGGCGCATTTGCGCGAGTTAGAGTTATTCATCGAAAGGTGTAATACCGAGGAAGATAGTTTTGAACTGCATCGCGCAGTATTTACAGCCCCCGATGGCAGCCTTAAATGGACGGACATTACGTTTACTTTTATTAATGGTGCAGATGCCCAATTGCAATTAATGGTAAGCATACATGTAATTGATGAGCGCAGCCGTGCCGAAATTGATTTAACCCTACATGCTCATGCCGCTTTTTTTGCCCGGCATCCTTATGGCATAATACACCTTGACAGGCAGGGCAGGGTGGCGAATGTAAATCAGCAGCTACATACCGATTCTGGATATGATCTGTTTCATCTGCAACAAGTTCAATTGCTTGATCTTGTAATAAAAAAGCACAGGTTCGAAGTGCTCAAACGATTTACAGAGGCTACTAAAAATGCGCAATCATCAACGTTTGATATACAGGTACTTACCGCCCGAAAACAACCATTACACATAAACCTCACAATAGTACCTGTTGTGCATAAGGGTATAACCTTGGAGTTGTATCTTGAAATAAAGAATATAACACAACACATTGCCCTACAGCAAGATTTAAAAAAGCTCTCATTAGTTGCCGATAAGGCTACCAACGGGGTAGCCGTACTTGACCGCCAGTTTAAAATTGAGCTTATAAACGATGGCTTTACGCATATGAGTGGTTACACGCAGGCCGATGCCATTGGTAAAAGTTTATTGAGCCTGCTAAGTATGGAGAGCGATGATAGTCCCGAAGCGCAGCAGTTGCAACAGGATTTATGTAAAGGTACTGCGCAAGAGCAAGAGATAATGTGTTACAAGAAGGACGGAACTATTTACTGGAATCTTGTGAAACAAACGCCTGTAATGAATGAACAAGGCGAAATGGAAATGTGCATTACCGTACATACTGATATAACCGAAAAGAAGAAAACCGAAATGGAACTGCGCCTGCTGGCCGATGATCTGTACCGGCAAAATAAGGAATTACATCAGTTTGCTTATATCGTATCGCACAATTTACGCTCACCAGTGGCTAATATTGTGGGCCTGGCCAATTTACTCGAACTGTTTAAGGACGATGCTGACACGCAGAATCAAACACTTCAGGAATTGACCAAATCGGTTAACAATCTGGATACCGTTATTAAGGATTTGAGCTATATTTTAACTGTAAATAATGCGAGCAAAGAGCTTTTAAAAGAGCCTGTTATTATACAGGATTTATTACAGCAGGTATTGGTTGATCTACAGCCCCAGATACTAATGACGGATGCCGAAATTACCATTCCGTCCAAACCGTTAGTAATGCGCACTAACAGGGCTTACATATACAGTATTTTTTTTAATTTGATAAGTAACGCTATTAAGTACAAATCGCATATTAAGCCTTATATTAAGATAGATTTTTATATGACCGAGGCCCACCACGTTATTTATGTGGCCGATAATGGCAAGGGCATCGATCTGGAAAAGCACTCGCACGATTTATTTAAGCCCTACAAACGTTTTGATTTTAAGGTAGAAGGCAAGGGGCTGGGTTTGTTTTTAGTTAAGAGCCACGTTGAAGCATTGGGCGGTAGTCTTACGGTTAAAAGTGAACTGAGTAAAGGCTCAACCTTTTATATAAAACTCCCGTTTGCTTAG
- a CDS encoding PorP/SprF family type IX secretion system membrane protein, whose translation MKKIRNYVLSVVMVMMAMMGYAQDHQYSQFFNSPVYLNPALNGQFEGDLRVNMIYRNQYTSIPGALSYMTASVDYNVPKFGGGVGVMFTRANEGTAYYVRNNLSGIYSYSVGSDRFVLSFGLQAGIGNRTIDQSKLVFGDQIDPRYGYIPGSTSAADLGQVSNRFYFDTGAGINLVAGQFMAGGALQHINRPDQSFTGTAAMLPMRATAHLSYRLDLNPYDNYDEEEKSFFIPSVVFYKQASSSSLSAGMQYKRRSVNAGLWYRSGGTAGPSSFVVSFIFDLFINKDGGEKVRFGLSHDAPSSKLNYSNTSGTTEGSLSYETTLPSRTNSTKFIGARRCYDFY comes from the coding sequence ATGAAGAAGATCAGGAACTATGTTTTAAGTGTGGTGATGGTGATGATGGCGATGATGGGTTATGCACAAGATCATCAGTATTCTCAGTTTTTCAATTCGCCGGTGTACTTAAACCCGGCACTTAACGGACAGTTTGAAGGTGATTTGCGTGTGAATATGATTTACCGTAATCAATACACTTCAATACCAGGCGCATTATCATACATGACAGCATCTGTTGACTATAACGTTCCTAAATTTGGTGGAGGTGTGGGCGTGATGTTTACAAGAGCCAATGAAGGCACGGCTTACTATGTACGCAACAATCTTTCGGGTATATATTCGTACAGTGTAGGTTCAGACAGGTTTGTGTTATCATTTGGTTTACAGGCCGGTATAGGTAACCGCACCATCGACCAAAGTAAACTTGTTTTTGGCGACCAAATTGACCCGCGCTATGGTTATATCCCCGGCTCAACATCGGCTGCTGATTTAGGCCAGGTTAGCAACCGGTTTTATTTTGATACCGGTGCGGGTATTAATTTAGTAGCAGGTCAGTTTATGGCGGGCGGGGCATTACAGCACATTAACCGCCCCGACCAATCGTTCACCGGCACAGCGGCCATGTTGCCTATGCGTGCAACAGCTCACTTAAGCTATCGCTTAGATTTAAATCCTTACGATAACTACGACGAGGAAGAAAAATCATTCTTCATACCATCAGTGGTATTTTACAAACAAGCATCATCATCGTCATTGAGTGCTGGTATGCAATATAAACGCCGCAGCGTAAATGCCGGTTTGTGGTATCGCAGCGGTGGTACTGCAGGGCCAAGCTCATTTGTAGTATCGTTTATATTCGATTTGTTTATTAACAAAGATGGTGGCGAAAAGGTACGCTTTGGTTTAAGCCACGATGCCCCTTCATCAAAATTGAATTACAGCAATACCAGTGGTACTACCGAAGGCAGTTTGAGTTACGAAACTACTCTTCCATCTCGCACCAACAGCACCAAATTTATAGGAGCACGCAGGTGCTACGATTTTTATTAA